The Acidobacteriota bacterium genome has a segment encoding these proteins:
- a CDS encoding type II toxin-antitoxin system HicB family antitoxin, with protein sequence MSAYRFSAYVIRDTEGWVACCPEFPDCRARGETYELALGNLREAIRICVEDGLGDDEAPPQHADPSFTTLSL encoded by the coding sequence ATGAGCGCTTACCGTTTTTCGGCATACGTCATTCGCGACACGGAGGGCTGGGTCGCCTGCTGTCCGGAATTCCCGGACTGCCGGGCCCGCGGCGAGACCTACGAGCTGGCCCTGGGCAACCTCCGCGAGGCCATCCGGATCTGCGTCGAGGACGGCCTCGGCGACGACGAGGCGCCGCCGCAGCACGCCGACCCGTCGTTCACGACGCTCAGCCTCTGA
- a CDS encoding PHP domain-containing protein yields MFTPLRLHSVYSRGKGSVTLEEAAAWARGKRLAAAALADIGNIYGWGKWKRIAPAAGFRPVFGCELEIGGRRFVFMVKEREGYSNLMEIFNRREVRDASGLIAIYVPEGDAGNGDAEAAMLADLREKLAPGDLYIGADFGNFERILENGGPENGGHVPHFPSPFADLPVVWANPVKYLTSPERLILLHAIEDKVPFPPERDRLLGQVSLFGPDQDALAARRFGEAAKEALARTFEVTGKCSFVFENVVPSLPADLFSRTLRQAVTERLAAAPSLTWKERQRARRELAAVEQSGFGPYFLVVHDIVEFARRRGILHNLRGSGASSFLAWLLGISHVNPLEFDLYFERFLNRGRPDPPDIDIDFDSRRRDEVLAYVLERYGAGRTGAAYVCSLKDFGGRSAIYETLRAFGAPPEEARSQSKRVPYFAEPSSLRLAAPAPGRLEAWKLAAELQDVYHEISLHVGGVILTPGPVERYLPLETSAKGLRMTHFDKDAVEDLRLIKLDLLSVRGLAAISETKEKLRLGSLPPDDPATYAALRAARTVGCFQVESPAMMNLLRRMKPADIHEITQALALVRPGPTESGMKEALLRRRGGRGAARPGSAPQGSASPPNGPWPGDDAFLARILPETGGILLYEEQVMQIAERVAGLPPEEGDLLRRSLKKRRGGDPALRAKFAREAGERGYAAPDVERLWKTMEKFSSYSFNKAHSASYAAMAYQAVYLKVHRPAAYFAAVLNAGGGYYELAEYVAEAKRNGLRILGPDANRSAAGFEVENGAIRVGLASIKGLGLKTIERLLDERAAGGEYLSIEDVLARTKPGKAELLTLIKAGVFDSLEPRRTRQVLRYFRGLEHMEEVADIASDEKRRMLFESLGFLPDGDDLDLYQGKRPDLRVKDLKDCAGAMVELVVRVVDARQRLTYHPQPGGNGGSGCGASGGNGWGTGRHGGDGEPGPGGYGSQGGAKYFYMFEDETGLLEGVGETGCVTYGTPPVCFLRGEVRKDGEGVPKITRCAFLRSF; encoded by the coding sequence ATGTTCACGCCGCTCCGCCTTCATTCGGTCTACAGCCGGGGGAAGGGCAGCGTCACGCTCGAGGAGGCGGCCGCCTGGGCCCGCGGCAAGCGGCTCGCGGCCGCGGCCCTTGCCGATATCGGCAACATCTACGGCTGGGGCAAGTGGAAGCGCATCGCCCCGGCGGCCGGGTTCAGGCCCGTCTTCGGCTGCGAGCTCGAGATCGGGGGGCGGCGGTTCGTCTTCATGGTCAAGGAGCGCGAGGGCTACTCGAACCTCATGGAGATCTTCAACCGCCGGGAGGTCCGCGACGCGTCGGGGCTCATCGCGATCTACGTCCCGGAGGGGGACGCGGGGAACGGGGACGCCGAGGCCGCCATGCTGGCCGACCTGCGCGAGAAACTCGCCCCGGGCGATCTGTACATCGGGGCGGACTTCGGGAACTTCGAGCGGATCCTGGAGAACGGGGGACCGGAAAATGGGGGACACGTCCCCCATTTCCCTTCGCCTTTCGCCGATCTGCCCGTCGTCTGGGCCAACCCGGTCAAGTACCTGACCAGCCCGGAGCGCCTCATCCTTCTCCACGCCATCGAGGACAAGGTCCCGTTCCCGCCGGAACGCGACCGGCTCCTGGGCCAGGTCAGTCTCTTCGGCCCGGACCAGGACGCCCTGGCCGCGCGCCGCTTCGGCGAGGCCGCCAAGGAGGCCCTGGCCCGGACGTTCGAGGTCACCGGGAAATGCTCGTTCGTCTTCGAGAACGTCGTCCCCAGCCTGCCGGCCGATCTCTTTTCCCGGACCCTGCGCCAGGCCGTCACGGAGCGGCTGGCCGCCGCGCCGAGCCTGACCTGGAAGGAGCGCCAGCGGGCCCGGCGCGAGCTGGCGGCGGTCGAGCAGTCGGGCTTCGGGCCGTACTTCCTCGTCGTCCACGACATCGTCGAGTTCGCCCGCCGCCGCGGCATCCTCCACAACCTGCGGGGCTCGGGGGCCTCGTCCTTCCTGGCCTGGCTCCTCGGCATCTCCCACGTCAACCCCCTGGAGTTCGACCTCTATTTCGAGCGCTTCCTCAACCGCGGCCGGCCCGATCCGCCCGATATCGACATCGACTTCGACTCGCGGCGCCGCGACGAGGTCCTGGCCTACGTCCTCGAGCGCTACGGCGCGGGCCGGACCGGCGCGGCCTACGTCTGCTCGCTGAAGGATTTCGGGGGCCGCTCGGCCATCTACGAGACGCTCCGGGCCTTCGGCGCGCCGCCCGAGGAGGCCCGGAGCCAGTCGAAGCGCGTGCCGTATTTCGCCGAGCCGTCGAGCCTGCGGCTGGCCGCCCCGGCCCCGGGCCGGCTCGAGGCCTGGAAGCTGGCCGCGGAGCTCCAGGACGTCTACCACGAGATCTCGCTCCACGTCGGCGGCGTCATCCTGACCCCCGGGCCGGTCGAGCGCTACCTGCCCCTCGAAACCTCGGCCAAGGGCCTGCGCATGACCCACTTCGACAAGGACGCGGTCGAGGACCTGCGGCTTATCAAGCTCGATCTCCTCTCGGTGCGGGGCCTGGCGGCCATCTCGGAGACGAAGGAGAAGCTCCGGCTGGGGAGCCTGCCGCCGGACGACCCGGCGACGTACGCGGCCCTGCGGGCGGCCCGGACGGTCGGCTGTTTCCAGGTCGAAAGCCCGGCCATGATGAACCTGCTGCGGCGCATGAAGCCGGCGGACATCCACGAGATCACCCAGGCCCTGGCCCTGGTCCGGCCGGGGCCGACCGAGAGCGGCATGAAGGAAGCTCTCCTGCGGCGGCGCGGCGGGCGGGGAGCCGCGAGACCCGGGAGTGCTCCCCAGGGCTCCGCGTCCCCGCCGAACGGGCCCTGGCCCGGCGACGACGCCTTCCTGGCCCGCATCCTGCCCGAGACCGGCGGCATCCTTCTATACGAGGAGCAGGTCATGCAGATCGCCGAGCGGGTGGCCGGCCTGCCCCCTGAGGAAGGCGACCTGCTGCGGCGGAGCCTGAAGAAACGGCGGGGCGGCGACCCGGCGCTCCGGGCGAAGTTCGCCCGCGAGGCCGGCGAGCGCGGCTACGCCGCGCCTGACGTCGAGCGGCTGTGGAAGACCATGGAGAAGTTCTCCTCTTACTCCTTCAACAAGGCCCACAGCGCCTCGTACGCCGCCATGGCCTACCAGGCCGTCTATCTCAAGGTCCATCGGCCGGCGGCCTATTTCGCGGCCGTGCTCAACGCCGGCGGCGGCTACTACGAGCTCGCGGAGTACGTCGCCGAGGCCAAGCGGAACGGCCTGCGCATCCTCGGGCCCGACGCCAACCGTAGCGCCGCCGGCTTCGAGGTCGAGAACGGCGCCATCCGCGTCGGCCTGGCTTCGATCAAGGGACTGGGCCTCAAGACGATCGAGCGCCTCCTCGACGAGCGGGCGGCGGGCGGCGAGTACCTGTCGATCGAGGACGTCCTGGCCCGGACGAAGCCCGGCAAGGCCGAGCTCCTGACGCTCATCAAGGCCGGCGTCTTCGACTCGCTCGAGCCGCGGCGGACGCGCCAGGTCCTGCGCTACTTCCGGGGTCTCGAGCACATGGAGGAGGTGGCCGACATCGCCTCGGACGAGAAGCGACGCATGCTCTTCGAGTCCCTCGGCTTCCTGCCGGACGGGGACGACCTCGATCTCTATCAGGGCAAGCGGCCGGACCTCCGGGTCAAGGACCTCAAGGACTGCGCCGGGGCCATGGTCGAGCTTGTCGTCCGGGTCGTCGACGCCCGCCAGCGGCTGACCTACCACCCCCAGCCCGGGGGCAACGGCGGCAGCGGCTGCGGCGCGTCCGGCGGAAATGGATGGGGGACCGGCCGGCACGGCGGCGACGGGGAGCCGGGGCCGGGAGGCTACGGGAGCCAGGGCGGTGCAAAGTATTTTTACATGTTCGAGGACGAGACGGGCCTGCTAGAGGGCGTCGGGGAGACCGGCTGCGTCACCTATGGGACGCCGCCCGTCTGCTTTTTGCGCGGCGAGGTCCGCAAGGACGGGGAGGGAGTCCCCAAGATCACCAGATGCGCTTTCCTGAGGTCCTTCTGA
- the dinB gene encoding DNA polymerase IV — protein MSLSKERPRRYIVHVDIDAFFASVEVLLDPSLAGKPVIVGGLAHERGVASTCSYEARKFGVHSGMPLRECYKLCPEGVFLRGNYQVYQAFSERFFRVLHAATPDVEEASLDEAYLDLARCGHIYPSFVDAARELKRRVEGEIGVTVSAGAAPNKILAKLATRRAKPAGFFEIREGEERDYLRDLGIEALPGIGPKAQVVLRLMSVHTIGQLWELPRGTLHTLFGEAGDDIYLQSRGIDSRPLVAPTLPKSVSRETTFLEDLWDRRLLLAHLAYLCDRLTLALREDRLYAHVIEVKARYADFKTEIKRRLMLSPLQEMGKIYKVAEELFLELVEGSRLALRLVGVKAADLVRVRPLALFEPYSERPERLGGAIDKVRDKYGFGAVLTAREKMLDGVYAFDPRRGYVLKTASLTK, from the coding sequence GTGTCTTTGTCGAAAGAACGGCCGCGGCGCTACATCGTCCACGTCGACATCGACGCCTTTTTCGCCTCCGTCGAGGTCCTGCTCGACCCCTCGCTCGCGGGCAAGCCGGTCATCGTCGGCGGCCTGGCCCACGAACGGGGCGTGGCCTCGACCTGCTCCTACGAGGCCCGCAAGTTCGGCGTCCACTCCGGCATGCCCCTCCGCGAATGCTATAAGCTCTGCCCCGAGGGCGTCTTCCTCCGCGGCAACTACCAGGTCTACCAAGCCTTCTCCGAGCGCTTCTTCCGCGTCCTCCACGCCGCCACCCCGGACGTCGAGGAGGCCTCGCTCGACGAGGCCTACCTGGACCTCGCCCGCTGCGGCCACATCTACCCCTCGTTCGTGGACGCGGCCCGCGAGCTCAAGCGGCGGGTCGAGGGCGAGATCGGGGTCACGGTCTCGGCCGGGGCGGCGCCGAACAAGATCCTGGCCAAGCTGGCCACCCGCCGGGCCAAGCCGGCCGGCTTCTTCGAGATCCGCGAAGGCGAGGAGCGGGACTACCTCCGCGACCTCGGCATCGAGGCCCTGCCCGGCATCGGCCCCAAGGCCCAGGTCGTCCTGCGGCTGATGAGCGTCCACACGATCGGCCAGCTCTGGGAGCTGCCGCGGGGGACCCTGCACACGCTCTTCGGCGAGGCCGGCGACGACATCTACCTCCAGTCGCGCGGCATCGACAGCCGGCCCCTGGTCGCGCCGACCCTGCCCAAGTCGGTCTCGCGCGAGACGACCTTCCTCGAGGACCTCTGGGACCGCCGCCTGCTCCTGGCCCACCTGGCCTACCTTTGCGACCGGCTGACACTGGCCCTGCGCGAGGACCGGCTCTACGCCCACGTCATCGAGGTCAAGGCCCGCTACGCCGACTTCAAGACCGAGATCAAGCGCCGCCTGATGCTCTCGCCGCTCCAGGAGATGGGCAAGATCTACAAGGTCGCCGAGGAGCTGTTCCTCGAGCTCGTCGAGGGCTCGCGGCTGGCCCTGCGCCTGGTCGGGGTCAAGGCCGCGGACCTGGTGCGCGTCCGGCCCCTGGCCCTTTTCGAGCCCTACTCGGAACGGCCGGAGCGGCTGGGCGGGGCCATCGACAAGGTCCGCGACAAGTACGGCTTCGGCGCGGTGCTGACGGCCCGGGAGAAGATGCTCGACGGCGTCTACGCCTTCGACCCGCGGCGGGGCTACGTCCTCAAGACGGCGTCGCTGACGAAATGA